In a genomic window of Occallatibacter riparius:
- a CDS encoding TonB-dependent receptor, translating into MLRSLALALILGPSFAAALNSSAAPAPAAPAPITGVVADPSGAIVPNAQIDLVETNGSVAGSFHSSGDGSFQIRAPHAGSFTLVVSEPGFDTVKTPVVVATPAAVASAAAPVRLNAAPLKIVLPIAALSTNVRVNADSDEDLTAGDENHDASVMTAADIKQLPIFDNDLQGAMSAFLDDSATATGGSGLIVDGVEANRATVSPSAVQEVRINQDPYSAQYYRPGRGQMEIITKSAADAYHGQFNFLFRDAALNAQNALAPSKPPEQRRIYEGSATGPIFFAPKSSFLASFNRAEEDVYSVVRAIGVPTPDNPDGSLAANISSPTRDTEFSARAAHQFTDRHSAYAQYSYEDWNGKNQGVGGLTLGEAGYNNRYHEDDLMFHVDSTLSSELLNQVSVVGEHAFSHNQNVNNAPRVYVQGYFTSGSAQANALSTEYNFRLFDVVQWNRGRHFVKLGASVPHFSRRAYDDNTNELGSYTFSPILAPDGVTVLTSALYNYENNRPSAYSLASGQVHFIYHQQEMGAFIQDQIKVSSRLSITPGLRYDWQNFLAEKRLGFSPRVSFAYVLDAQSKTVLRGGGGIYYDRFGSGPLLDLVRYEGVKPRRHSVVTSLDPAMQPPTGCMPIGNCVNVPGLPVARTELQPHARIPYQYNYGLSIERQLGEKATGTISTYSMREIGAFRSLDVNAPTPASGYTERPDPNYGRFRQMQPAGFVTGSGLDVSYRGRLNKWFTGWGRYTWSHYSSNTDGIGFYPQNQYAPNDNWSDASWDRRHRIGMYAMFHPDSVFNLATGIFANTGRPYTVTTGTDPYGDSLYNARPDGVARNSEQLPSYVDLDLRWGHDFPITADKSDDAPRVGLSAGAFNVLNHQNPSWVNTVASSPGFGEVTSVAPPRRIQVGMRFEF; encoded by the coding sequence CGCGGGCAGCTTTACTCTCGTCGTGTCTGAGCCCGGCTTTGATACGGTGAAGACTCCGGTCGTCGTCGCGACGCCGGCAGCCGTCGCATCCGCTGCCGCGCCGGTTCGACTTAATGCCGCGCCGCTTAAAATCGTGCTACCCATCGCTGCGCTCTCGACCAACGTGCGGGTGAATGCGGACAGCGACGAGGACCTTACCGCCGGCGATGAGAATCACGACGCATCTGTGATGACTGCGGCAGACATCAAGCAGCTTCCAATTTTCGACAACGACCTGCAGGGCGCAATGAGCGCGTTTCTGGACGATTCTGCAACGGCCACGGGCGGCTCGGGTCTGATTGTGGATGGCGTTGAGGCCAATCGCGCCACAGTCTCCCCGTCGGCCGTACAGGAGGTCCGCATCAATCAGGACCCCTACTCCGCGCAGTATTACCGGCCTGGTCGCGGCCAAATGGAGATCATCACCAAGTCTGCGGCCGACGCTTACCACGGCCAGTTCAACTTCCTCTTCCGCGATGCCGCGCTGAACGCGCAGAACGCGCTGGCTCCATCCAAACCGCCGGAGCAGCGGCGCATCTACGAAGGCAGTGCCACCGGGCCGATCTTCTTTGCCCCAAAGAGCAGCTTCCTCGCGTCCTTCAACCGTGCGGAGGAGGATGTCTACTCTGTTGTAAGGGCCATCGGCGTACCCACTCCCGACAACCCTGACGGCTCGCTCGCGGCCAACATTTCGTCCCCCACACGCGATACGGAGTTCAGCGCCCGGGCCGCCCACCAGTTCACGGATCGCCACTCCGCCTACGCGCAGTACAGCTACGAAGACTGGAATGGGAAGAACCAAGGCGTCGGCGGGCTGACTCTTGGGGAAGCTGGGTACAACAACCGCTACCACGAAGATGACCTGATGTTCCACGTCGACTCGACGCTCTCGTCCGAACTGCTGAACCAAGTTTCTGTTGTGGGTGAGCACGCCTTCAGCCATAACCAGAACGTAAACAATGCACCGCGGGTTTATGTGCAGGGCTATTTCACAAGCGGCTCGGCGCAGGCTAACGCGCTCTCCACCGAGTACAATTTTCGGCTCTTCGACGTAGTGCAGTGGAACCGCGGCCGGCACTTCGTGAAGTTGGGCGCCAGCGTTCCACACTTCAGCCGCCGCGCCTATGATGACAACACCAACGAACTCGGCTCCTACACGTTCTCGCCCATTCTCGCGCCCGATGGCGTAACAGTACTGACGAGTGCGCTCTATAACTACGAGAACAACCGCCCGTCCGCTTATTCGCTGGCATCCGGGCAGGTGCACTTCATCTATCACCAGCAGGAGATGGGCGCGTTCATCCAGGATCAGATCAAGGTCTCGTCGCGGCTCTCCATCACGCCCGGGCTGCGCTACGACTGGCAGAATTTCCTGGCCGAGAAGCGGCTTGGCTTCTCGCCGCGCGTATCGTTCGCCTATGTGCTTGATGCGCAGTCGAAGACCGTGCTGCGCGGAGGCGGCGGCATCTACTACGATCGCTTTGGCTCAGGGCCGCTGCTCGATCTGGTCCGGTACGAAGGTGTTAAGCCGCGACGTCACTCTGTGGTCACCTCGCTCGATCCAGCTATGCAGCCGCCCACCGGCTGCATGCCCATCGGCAACTGCGTCAACGTACCCGGACTGCCGGTGGCACGTACAGAGTTGCAGCCGCACGCTCGCATCCCCTACCAGTACAACTACGGTCTCTCGATTGAGCGGCAGCTTGGGGAAAAGGCCACCGGCACCATCAGCACTTACTCCATGCGCGAGATAGGCGCGTTCCGCTCGCTGGATGTCAACGCGCCCACGCCTGCCTCCGGCTACACCGAGCGGCCGGATCCGAATTACGGCCGATTCCGCCAGATGCAGCCGGCGGGCTTCGTCACGGGTTCGGGGCTTGATGTCTCCTATCGCGGCCGGCTGAACAAGTGGTTCACTGGCTGGGGCCGCTACACGTGGTCGCACTACTCATCGAACACCGACGGCATCGGATTCTATCCGCAGAACCAGTACGCGCCGAACGACAACTGGTCGGACGCGAGCTGGGACCGCCGCCATCGCATCGGCATGTATGCCATGTTCCATCCGGACAGCGTCTTCAACCTGGCCACCGGCATCTTCGCCAATACGGGTCGGCCCTATACCGTCACGACGGGCACCGATCCCTACGGCGACTCGCTTTACAATGCACGCCCCGACGGGGTGGCGCGCAACAGCGAGCAGCTCCCTAGCTATGTGGACCTGGACTTGCGCTGGGGTCACGATTTCCCTATCACTGCGGACAAGAGCGACGACGCCCCGCGGGTCGGGCTTTCGGCTGGAGCGTTCAACGTGCTCAACCACCAGAATCCTTCGTGGGTAAACACGGTGGCGTCTTCGCCAGGCTTCGGTGAAGTTACCTCCGTCGCCCCGCCACGCCGGATACAGGTCGGCATGCGCTTTGAATTCTAG
- a CDS encoding TetR/AcrR family transcriptional regulator, with product MTTQPTKSEQTRTRILTAALNVFRERGFEAATMRDIAAEAGMAVGAAYYYFDSKDALVLAFYDQAQQEIAPQAELILASAKTLEQRLRGIIGLKFGTFAPNRELLRTLSAHVDPTHPLSPFGLQTVAIRDADIGWFARAVDDSRVHLPRTILPYLPRLLWLYQMGLILFWVYDRSPKQSRTGLLFDQSLRLIMILIKLAGLPIMKPLHRRAAELLRVIYGEA from the coding sequence ATGACGACTCAACCGACCAAATCGGAACAGACCCGCACCCGCATTCTCACGGCCGCGCTCAATGTCTTCCGCGAGCGCGGCTTTGAGGCGGCCACCATGCGCGACATCGCCGCCGAAGCCGGCATGGCCGTGGGTGCTGCTTATTACTATTTCGACTCGAAGGACGCGTTGGTCCTGGCTTTCTATGACCAGGCACAGCAGGAGATCGCGCCGCAGGCCGAACTCATCCTGGCGTCGGCAAAAACACTCGAGCAGCGCTTGCGCGGCATCATTGGCCTGAAGTTCGGCACTTTTGCGCCGAATCGCGAGCTGCTGCGCACTCTCTCTGCGCATGTCGATCCGACGCATCCGCTCTCGCCGTTCGGCCTGCAGACGGTGGCTATCCGGGACGCCGACATCGGCTGGTTCGCGCGCGCCGTAGATGATTCCCGCGTCCATTTGCCGCGCACGATCCTCCCCTATCTACCGCGACTGCTGTGGCTTTATCAAATGGGGCTGATTCTCTTCTGGGTCTACGACCGCTCGCCGAAGCAGTCGCGGACTGGATTGCTGTTCGACCAGTCACTGCGCCTGATCATGATTCTCATCAAACTGGCAGGTCTGCCGATCATGAAGCCGCTGCATCGCCGCGCCGCCGAACTGCTTCGCGTGATCTACGGAGAGGCCTGA